The Oryza brachyantha chromosome 6, ObraRS2, whole genome shotgun sequence region TGTAACAAATTTTCAatgttttaaagaaataatttgTACAAGCTTAACAGTTTTACTTGTGATGATTCCAGTGAGACTCTTCAGTCTTGCTAGAAAGCTAAATTGAATCTTGCTTGAAATCCGGACTCTTGAGTCTTGACAACCTATGATGACCAACTGTTTCTGTTCTAGGCTAGTGCTCTACCCTTTCCACAATGTAGTATTATATAACATAAGAATGCATAATACCTACTCGCCatgtgatatatctcatagttgtattttatttctttggcACAAAATATAGGTCAACAATAGTTCTCTCTACTGCAATTCCTTCAAAGGATTATAAACATGCGACGTCATCTAGTACAAAGCATGCAGTAGATGGATGGAATGCACAGATTCAGGGAGTACATGCAAATATAGCTGGTATTACTGTGTTTCAGTTCTGCAAAGCATTACGTCATCTGAGTTTTGCATGCTGATTTTTCTAGTTTCATTATGATTAACGAGTATCCTAATTTGTTGAAAAGTGTGATGATGCCATTTGTATTCAGGGCACTAATGCCCTTCACTCTTTTGCAGGCAAGCCTTCAACTATCGGTAGATCTGCAGTGTTCTCAGGGAGTGTAGTTTCACAGGATATGAATTACCCAAGAAGCTTAGCACCTTCACTTCAATGGCTACCAAATATCACACATTTTCCGAATCATGCATCGAGTGACCACAACACAGTATTTAAGGGGTCACTGCTTGATGCAACGGGCCCAGTCCAAGCCATTCATGGAACTACATACGTAGACTCCAGGTCAGGGAACTTGTACCTCAATCGGCATCATGATGCTGAAGTGGATATACAAAGTGACAGAACTGCTGCACAGGCACACGCTGCTTCTCATGGTCCAGTTTCAGTTGTGCCTTACAGTCTTCCAGGAATGTACAGAATCACCTAGAGTTGTATCATGATTAATCTGTTCTATCATGGACGTCtgccttttcattttttccttcGACCAACATAGACCTTTGCCATCATGCAATAAAAGGCAGATGAACTAGGTATGCCTGTCTTATGCATGACCTTATCTTTCTGGGGCTGCTTATGCACTTTTGGGGTTTTGCCAGTTTTGAATCAAAAGCCCAAAAATATATGCTGTGTTTCCTAGTAGTGAGTCACGAAGCAAGGGGTGTTCCAAGTTCATGATATTGTTCATAGAGCCTGCTGAGGCAGCAAAGCGAAAATACTTGCTATCGTTATGTATGTTCCAATGGACTTGCTCGATTCACAATTGTGCAAAAGGCAAAATGCTCAAGAAACTTTATGGTGCGCATCAGCATAACGGAATATAGTTCTTTGCTGTATGAGCTTCATGTTGTATGAGCTTGATCAAATCGTGTGTTGTGTGTTCCTTGCTTgcattatattataagactttctaattttacttaaatttatcaattgatgaatatatataatttatatatgtctagattcataagcatccatataaatctagacaaggctagaaagtcttatgtTGTGAAATAGAGGGAATAGCTTGTATGTACTTATTTAGAATTCCTTCTGCTTAAGATTCCGGCACCAATAACTCTTGAAGCTAGAACTGCTGTGGATTAAGACTGTTCGTTTGATGTAGATCGGGGGTAAGTTATCCGTTGCGAAAAATTGTAGTAATAgagtagtacatgattaactaattattaagtataaaaaactaaaaatagattaatatgatatttaaagcaactttcttatagaaaattttttaaaaaaatataccgcttaacagtttgggaagcatgcatacggaaaaaaaaagttaatatgGGTTAACTAGCTGCATCGCTGAACGCAGCCTAAATcttcttttaagttttaagTAAGTTTGTTCATATAGTTGACTTAGAAGTATATTCTTAAACCACTTGACAAACTACAAATCCCAAGCgagctaagagcatctccagctGTGTGTTGATATTTTACTTAAAATCTTGTATTAtgtccataaaaaaattaggaataaaaattacacatttctttaaaagaaacataaaactaaataacttgtattatgAACATATAAGTATTAATATCGTGAATAGTTTTAGAAATTtcttagatatattttttagtttaattctTTAAATTCGGTTTTAGTGATAAATTTTAGGCAACTCAATAGGGATGCTCTGAGAGCATCTCTTCTACACATGCCTAAAACCGAATTTTAAgaatttggcaaaaaaaaaaacttcgataggttccaaatcaatcatctaaatttaagtttgtcTAATACCAGCCCACTCGAATTCAAGATGGGGTGACATATTCGTTTCTCATCTCTTTTAGTGTGTGAAATTTTGGTGATGCGTGAGGCTAACTTGGCCAGTTGCCGTTGTGGAGGTTGCTAATTGGTGGTTTCTAGTATGGGTCGCTCTAGTGCCACCATTTTTTACATTCTAgttctttaaaaaacatattttataaatagacttctaaaaaaactttaatcaAGAATGAACTTTTCTCAGTGCCAATGACCTTGGCGCCAAGGTCTAATGTTTCGGCGCCATAGTCATTGACGTTGAGACTATGGCCTCTAGTAGCCAAGAGATAGAGAAGGACTATTGTTGACATCAAAAGTTGATCCGATAATGTGTCACATACAAAGACATGAGAGTTACTTCTTAGAACGCTCCAGTATAGGACATGGATTCTTAGAATGTACGGGCATGccaatcagtttgatcctgcaactgacaagataaagaataaaacaagtcgatcgaCTATCGAGCAGATAGATAATCAGGAATCCAGCCGATTGGACATTGATATAGCAGCGCTTAGCCGATAGGCTGAACAATCGGCTGTTAAGAACTTGGATCGGTTGAGAATCTGATACATGCATActtgaatagttaaataaataatgaatcatTCGCTACGATTGGCTAAAATCAACCTGCATGTAATACTCATAAGTCGAtgtaacataaataactaccaaTCTAGCCGATTGATGTAGGAATAATGCAGTAatgcaatcggctactctattgatataaatataataagcatgtagatTGGCAAAGATCGTCGGCAATCAATTGATAACTGACcaagatttataaaatatctagcctagctTATTGGAATAATCTTAGTAGACCGGACTAAACTGAGACAGTCCAATACTACCCCTAGCAATGTTAGGTTAGATACcaaacagatctagatcgctatcaagccaacgagccaatgactgataacttatcggctggtactcagataaaacaatgagcaaggtaaatcgatctgatataaactatttgataaacgcaatctaatagatcagACTGAATCAAGGCAGCATCAAATTTAAGATGTCAaacagcaaatatcaaaccaaactATTTAaagatgtcaaatagcaaCTTAGATCACCTAAAGTGGTCGACCATATCAACTTAAGATACGAAAGTAACCTAAgctaaaactgatacgataactagcaaccgTACAACCAAATCAGAAGATCGGATCAGACTGAAGCAATTCTAATCTAGTCGATACAATTACCGTGGCTGGCAGAACATAGGACTTACCCTTCCACTGGAGATCGAGATGATGCAACCCTGCGTCAGGCACCAAGTTCCgtcgagagtaattgatctatgtaTTGAGATGTAGATGTAGATCATTTCCAATGACCCCAGTGTTCATATTTATACTCATGGATGGATACGAGTCCAAATCAGACACAACACACGATTCTTAAtacataaaaggaaataacaaactctatctctaatttctaTTGAATACGACACatgtttcctaatagataaaaagaaaatataagtcccgatcagactctaactctcttagaaataaagaaaaaaaatcctaaattaactctaactaatagataaaattacgccACTATGCCTAGGTCTTCACAATTCCTTTTTAATTCGGACTCTTCCAGATAAGATTTTCATATGCTAATTGTGTCTTTTCTTAACCGAATTTACTaagaaattttatcaaataggTCCTCAACGCCAATATGACTAAGGCTAAGGAcctatttgtaatatttttcttacatatagatcattttttttaattttttcgcAAATAGGTACTCGGCGTCAATGTCATTGGAGCCatggaatttaactattttgcCATTCTTACGTACCGAGTGACATCAAATTTACCACTCCCACTCATAAGCCTTATGATAGAGATTAAACTCTCACCATagagagtgacaaaaagttaaaaacccCATAAAACATTGCTGCAAAGGCTGAGAAATGATATAGGCAATGTTTAATATCAGAAGTTGATTCAACTCGTGGATGGATTGAGTACTCAAAAAAATTGCACTATTTATGACGCAACGTGCAACAACCCCGATCTGTCCACCTCCGTCCCTTTCTGTTCAATCGGCAACCGATCGATATCGGAGTAAAATACAAGCATCTTGCAaagcctccccctccccctccaccaTCACAATCTTACCaagtcctcctcctctccaactCAAGCAGCAAACTCAACGATCACAAGCAAAGCCATagcccgctcgcccgccgtGATGGACCCCTCgactcctccctcctccaccgccgctcgccgcgccgccgccatcgcccgcCACCTCGTCGGCCTGTCcccgctcgccgacgccgcccacGCGGCGCTGGAGCCCTCCGCCTGCCTGAGCTACGGGTCCCCCGAGTCGTCGGAGCCCGCCCCGGCGTTCTCGCCGCTGGAGCTCCGCCTGCTCCTCGACGGGCACCACGTCCGGGAGCGCGACTGGGCGTTCCGCGCGATGGAGGAGAGCCCGCTCTTCTGCCCGCGCCGCTGCGGCGGGAGGGTGTTCGTGTCGCCGGACTACAACGAGGGCAAGGAGGGGCAGCGGGAGGCCACGATGCGGCGCGTCGGCTACCTTGCGCGGCGGGGGGTGTTCCGGGGCTGGCTCACGGAGCCTGGGCCCGAGGCTGAGCTCCGCAAGCTCGCCCTGCTCGAGTGCCTCGGCGTGTACGACCACTCACTTGCCATCAAGATCGGCGTCCACTTCTTCCTCTGGTACGCTCCCCTTGCCTTCCGTGCTCAATTATTGTGCCTCAGGTTTTGCCAATTCTCAGGTTACATTATATTGGCAATTTGATATCTTGGGGCGTTGCCAACTTGCCATGCCAGATGGATTTAGGATCAGCCATGGTGATGATTTTGACATTCGTGTGTTTATGACCGATATGTACGAGTACGACCAAAGAATTAGGCAGATTACGGCCTTCGATTGAATCCTATACTGTGATTTCAGGTCTGCAGATTCTGTTCATCTTGTCCGTGTCCGGGTAGTACACATCCCATCTTGTCGTCCCAAGGGCCACCaatttatttctaattatTAGGATTTCTACGCGTGCAAGCAATCCATGAGAACATTGAGAAGTCAACAGAATAGTATGTGGGATAAAAGGTAGCGATCCGTAGCATGGTATCAGGAGTTGGGTCGTCTCTCCGTGTAGCACACTCAAACCTTAGAATTTGTTTACTTGCAAGTTGCAGCGAATGCTCCCACACGGGCACACTCCCTGTGCACGCCACACAACTAGTAGCCAAGCAACAACAGGTAAAGCGAAACTATTATAATCAACTTAATTATAATCAAGGAGGTTATGCGAGGAATTCAAACTAGTTCCTGGGCTCAACTCGTGAGATGACTTATTCCAAGTCAACATTTACAACTTTTAACTAATAATGAAATTCCTAAATATTGgatatatgattattttccTGCATGTGATAtcattatattcatatttgaaaGCACTTTAatatgaagttaattttatagttactGATAATATATTATGCAAGAGATTAATGGTCAAAACTTCTATTTTAGATGTTgtgtataaaacttttatgttttatattttgtggCGGAGGAAGTAACTACTTAATGCATTCCCAATGTAGTCACCGGAgcagagcatatatataaggcTAGGTCACATTCCTATTAAGGGCCAATTTTAAACTAATGAAGTGACGGAGGATGGATGATGTATTGCTTATAGggtttaattaactattatgtAATATAAAGTTAACCAACAGCATGCAAAAAGTATTATAATCAATGCTAATGATGAATGTTTTAGGAGAAATCATATTTTGGAAGCATGACATGAAATATTTGCTCAATAATATATATCCTCTGACTGAACTATTATTGCTCTAATTTGTTGACCTATAGCTGATAAGCCAAAGAGAAATGAAGATAGCAACCAAAAGTattttatgggtaaaacttttatatctgCATGATTTATGgtttaaaagtcaatactaaaaaataaaccacaataAAACAACCATATAAgtcaatactgaaaaataaacaataataaaacagATAAGATGACAAGAAGTTGATGAAAGGCTATAACTTTTGGGAAATATATCCTCAGTCCAAAATGCTatttaaaatagtaataacaaattatgaaaaatttgataacataaCATGTATATCGTTCCATAAAAAtgcaaatcaaaatttcaatgtTACGGCTTTCTTGCATTGTAAAATTGGAGTTTATTTAGACTAATTTTCATGACACTAACACATATAGATCCGGGCTCCTTCACATGACTTGCGTCTTGCACGAATCTTAGAGTAACGACTTCTCTACTTCTCGGTTGCACAAAGTTCTCTCCaattctctccttttcctccctttttctttgttctacAGAAACCTCGGTTGCAAGTTGTGATTGTGGAGGTGGTGGTACCAGTGAGAAGGGAAACAAAAGAGGGGATCGTGATTTATCAGTAGAGAGAGAACTCATTCTTGGGCAGAAGGATTGAGGCCTTGAGGGTAGGTTGATTTGAGTATCACGTGTCCAATGTGGCTATTTTACTGACCTAAGGCCTAAGCATGTCACacatgtttgtcttttttttttttgcgtttgaatatttttcttcgtTTGTTGAATTTTTCATGGAAATTATATTCTCTATTTGGTTGAGAGCATCACTTGACACGATATTCTATTCGTCAACTTATTTTGAAGTTGCTCTGGCATCTAATCTCGGCTCCGCGAATACCCCTAACACTTCCCCGTTTGATCcgatttgcacaaaattttggattttctctttgttttgtttggtagGATATGACAGTTGACTCATCTAAATGCACGAATTGGTGCCTTTTGGCTCAGTGATTTTGGGTCGTAATTGGATAACAGTATGATCCAAGCCTGTTACATGAAATGTTTTGAATGGGCCAGTATTGAATACAATAGGAGGCTCATTTTGTCTCCCTCAACTATGGGCTGAGTCTGGTCTGCCTCGCTCAACTACAAAACCAGGTATATCAACTTCCCATCTATTGAAACCAGTTCATTTTGCCTCCCTTGGTGGTTTGGAGGATGGTGTTGTCCTACATGGCACCTTTGTGGAACATTGATCTAGTCTTCATCTGACGTGATGACTACGTCTGCTTGAGTAACAACAATAATAGGGGCTTGGGGACGGGTGGAGGTGCGGTCGATGGAGGTTGTTGCCAACTTGCCGTTGTAGACTCCGCTGTCATTGTCTCCACCCAGTGGGCATTGTTGCCTAGGCTATGGTGAACGAGGATGAGGAAGAAGGCCAGAGCGATTCCATAGGTCTCATCTTTCCGTAACCACTCAACCGATTTATAGCAACCTCGCTGGCAGTAAGTGGAGAAGATGTCAAGATTGAGCTAAGCTTCCTTCCTAACCTCGCTGGCAGTAATCTTCGGGAGAATAACTCAACGAACTAGTGTACTAATCATGAAGTGATTAAATTGGCCTCATCTTTCTGTAAACACTCAACTGATTTATTTGAACCAATTTATAGCAACCTCGTTGGCAATGTAACCAGAGGGGACGTCAAGGTTGAGCTGAGCTTCCTTCGTAACCTCGCTAGCAGTAGTCTTCGAGAGAATAACCTTGTATTATCTATGTCCCTTCCCAAATGCACTAGATCCTTTCCTGCTTTTGCAAGGATCTGGCTGACACCGGCCTGTGGTGGATCGAACTCGCCGGTCGTATGGATCTCGGACCCAATAGGTCCCTTCTTATCTCATCTTGCTGACAGTTCCATCTTTTTCTACAACATTTTGGATTTGGTTCTTGTGCAATATGCATGGTCACCGATTTGGTTCAGTGCATGGGTGGACAAGAAAAGAGAAGTGAAAGAAATATCCTGATGTTCTTTTGTTGAATTATTTGAATATGTACATTTACATAAtgaaacattttaaatttggttCATGTGTAACTTGGAATAGTAGATGCTCTTGTTCTTCCAGTTTTTTCCATTACATTTGTTCCATCCAAACTGTCATGGCCTGAGGCCATGAAAGGATTCAGCATCAGAAGCCATGGTGAGTGGCTCTGATGTCAAGTTGTTAGAACAGAATAACCACTGTCGGGAGGAAAACCAGGCGGAATTGGCTTCTACGGATGAGGGGAATTTAGTTTGGGAAGAAACATTAGGGAAAGGAAACtagattaaattttgattcattGCTTAATCTCAAATGACAATACATGCCCTCTTATGTAGAGCTAGGGGATGACCCAATCTAAACCTGGCTCTGCAACCTACTATACCGTGTACAAGGAAAGGGTATTGCTCCCTTGACCGGTACTGAACTGCACTTGGGCCTTGGCCCCTGAGCCCAGTGCCTATGacacaaacaaaaccaaactTTGCTTAATCTTATTATGATCACAGTGCTTTCTGATTCTGTTATGTGGGGAATCCCCTTTAGCCGCCGCTGTGAGTAGAAGCAAGGGGCGTGCGGCATGGCAGGCAGAGATGCCgaatttatcttttctttttagcaGAGTTTGTTAGGAAATCTATCTCTTTACAAATATTAGTTGGCTTGTAAGGCTATATATTGCCGGTCAGTCAATAAAGGCAAGAAGAAATTCAATATAATTCTAACTCTCTCCCATATCCTCTCTATTCTCTGAATCTCCTCTATTCCTACCGGCGCAAGACATGATTAGGagttataaattatagctCCTAACAGATTCCCTTACCATTTAAGTTTACATTCTGCAACTCCTAGAGTGTAACATGGTGTTATAAATTCTAAGCAACATCATAAAGGACAAAAACTTTGTTTGAAGTTTCCTGCATGGTTGTATCTATTTCTATGTActtgtgttttattttttgcaatttgGAAAACACTTTTGAATCAGTTTTTCTATTGTCCCATGATGTTGCGTGACAAATAACAAGAAGTCATTTTCTTATAACTAgagaagttaaaaaaaaaaaaccaatgctGGGTTATCATTTCTATAACCTTGGTTGCTTTGACTAGTTTTCATAAACATTCTATTGTAAAGTTCTCTCCCATATTTACCActatttagatgtttttaAGATATTCCATTATGCATGAATCTTGAACAAAATATCCTTGTTGTCTTACTTCCCCTCTTCTGCCCAAATCTTCTGCCACCTACTTCATTGGCAATACTACATGGGCCACTACAGCTGCAATCCATGTCAGCCACTTGGAGGGCCAGAGTTGCCCTGCTATGCCACAACCACCCCTCCATGCTGTCATCGTCTTGTCTATCATTTGTATTAGTTGCTAGATTGTTTGCAAGGGAATGCTTTGTTCTATCTTGTTAGGATCTCCTGTGAAAGGAAGCTTTGCTAACACTCAACATTGCGGTGAATTCGACCTTAGATCATCTTATATCTGGGTCCAGGCCTGTCGACACCACCGACATCGCTGATGCTCCGAGGTGCATTCTCTGGGTAAAAACCTAGTTCCGGATGTTCAGAACAGTGATGATGACATCTTATATGTCATGACCTTTTTGGAGGCATCACATTGGGGTCCATGCTGGTGCGACATCCTTGGTGGTTGCGTCCTTGTCAGATCAGTTTTGATGGATATCATGGTGGTAAGATTTAGATGAATGACTCTTTACAGCTCGGTACTCTCCAATGTCATATTCCATTTTGGTTCGATGTTAGCCGTTGGTGCCTTGGCGGTGATGCGCGTGAAACTTGATCGATGCAATGATTGACAGTTGATTTCAGAGATTCTGTTTTCTGTTTGAAGAATACAACTTGCAAGCCATTGGAAAGAAAATTAGTTATGTGCAAATTCTCACCAAACAAAGATGGAAATTCTGTCATTGAGGTGCTATATTAagcaattttctatttttaatcaagctaaaattttgtaATTCTCAGTTGTTCAATGCAACCTTTGTAATAATTAGTTGTAGCCATTTAGAAGCAATGGCCGGAATGTATTCCATTACCTAAAAAAAGACGAGGCTTTCCCAGTTTGCCCCATAGGATCCTTAATAAAAGTTATTCAACTTTTTCTTAACCCACttccatttttcatgaataaaGTGTAGCATGTTGAATGTCaaaatgaaagattatttatACAACTTAGAACATGGTGTTTATTCAGAGTTTTCTTGTGTTAACCTCTGTTTGCTTTTGTACTCCAGGGGCAGTGCAATCAAGTTTCTTGGGACAAAGCGCCACCATGACAAATGGTTGTCGGACACAGAAAACTATGTTATCAAGGGTTGTTTTTCCATGACAGAACTGGGTCATGGGAGCAATGTATGTGATGATATTTTGATCAAGAGTATTTATTCTGGATTAGAATTTTGTTACCTTTGCTGATGGGATTTTTCTTTCCCTTATTTTGAACACTTTGAAGGTACGAGGAATTGAGACAGTGGCAACTTATGATTCTAAAACAAGAGAATTTATGATAAATACTCCTTGTGAATCAGCTCAGAAGTACTGGATTGGTGGAGCTGCTAATGTACAATGAAATTTCACTTAACTAAGAATACATCTATGCTGTCTATTTGGTTGTTACTTACTGCTGGTGTTTGTGCCCTTTTACAGCATGCGACGCATACTATAGTCTTTGCACAACTCCATATAAATGGGAGAAATGAAGGAGTTCATGCTTTTGTAGCTCAGATTAGggatgaaaatgaaaatgttatGCCTAATATCCAGATAGCGGACTGTGGCCATAAAATTGGATTAAATGGTGTTGACAATGGACGAATTTGGTCAGTTGTTTTAGTTATGTAATGATTTAGTCTTCATATTGCGTATAttgtaaattaatttgattggCTATCAGGTTTAACAATATACGTGTTCCTCGAGAGAATTTGCTGAATCTGGTTGCTGATGTTTTGCCAGATGGGCAATATGTTAGCATGATAGATGACCCTGATCAGGTAATGGcaccccttctctctctctctccacatAGATCAACACAGTTGCTGCATTCATTTTggcctttttttaaaattgacgATTTTCTGTTGTGCAGAGATTTGCAGCATTTTTGTCTCCACTTACACTTGGTCGAGTTAATATAGCAGTTAATGCAGTTTATGTTTCAAAGGTATGAATGTGCCCTTTCCTTTTCCATAAATACATGGACGTTGTTCAAATGAGACCCTGAAGGGTACAGGATTTTCAAACGAGTTCAGTAAAGGGGTGTAGctttagatttttatataatttgctGATTTAAAATGGAGTTGGTAACTTAGCAAACTGGAATCAACTAAGCTAAGCTAACCAGCTCAACGAAAATGATGTATCATCTATTTGAACAAGAAAGGACCACATCTTTATCTTTATTAGATCATCACAAATATGTTTGGTTGGGAGCACCTTTACAGCCATTAACATTTCTTGAAACCTGGAATGAAATTCAGAAATTTATTTggaataaaactttcatgaACTGAAAAAACTAAGCCAAGATTAAGAAACAGAGAGatctttttaaaatgtttgagTTTAGACCAATCAGTGCCAGTTATAAGCTAGAGTCCAGTTTCTGACACTCATAGGaatgtgttttgcaatcaaaTTTTTATGCCTAGATACAATTACTTAGTGATTTTACTGTCCGTGAGGTactaagaggtaccaaaataaaaattgtggTAATTCCCTATACCTCCTCAAGTACCTTAAAATTTCTCCTAAAATAAACAGGCTTgtttactctttttttccccatgCTTACAGGTTGGCCTAGCAATTGCTGTGAGATATGCTTTGTCAAGGAGGGCCTTTTCAGTTACACCAGATGGTCCTGAAATGCTGTTACTTGATTATCCCAGTCACCAGCGACGCCTTCTACCACTATTAGCAAAAGCGTAAGTTACTAGCTTTGTTTGAGTTTTTGTACTTCTTATGTAGTATTTGATTCTGAAGCTTCTTCCATGTAGGTTGCAGTTTTTGTGGTAGgtagtttcttttttgttgttaGTCTACCATGTTGCTGAATAGCATGGGACTCCTACATTCTAGTAATGAAATGACAAAGCACTTTTTTCTCGGTGTTTTCACTATTACTTAATGCCATCATATATGCTAACATATCCTTTTATGCAGATGTCTGATGAGCAGTTCTGGTAATTTTATGAAAAGGATGTACGTGAAGAGAACTCCTGAACTTAACAAGGCTATACACATTTACTCTAGTGCTCTTAAAGCTACACTAACCTGGCAGAATATGACCACGCTTCAGGTATtgtctatatttttctttaggaaCTTGTTTAGATAGGAATGGATCAGATTTAATCACTTTGGGTGAACAGGAATTCTAGTGAATTTTCTTGCAAACAGTGGTAGTGCCTAAACTCATTATTCCAAATAAGCATTTTCTGCTTCAATATCACATTCTGGATTTGCACTTACATCCATTAGGAGTGTCGTGAAGCCTGTGGTGGCCAAGGTTTGAAGACAGAGAACCGCATAGGAATTTTCAAAGCTGAATTTGATGTCCAGTCTACATTTGAGGGTGACAATAATGTTTTAATGCAGCAGGTTGTTTTACTTATTGTTTATCATCCTTGTGTTGGTCTCAATGATGCATTGTGCTTATTATCTTAGTTGTAACTATTTAACCTTGTTTACTCAGGTAAGCAAAGCCCTTTATGCTGAATTTTTGGCAGCAAAAAGGAAGAATCAACCATTCAAGGGACTAGGATTGGAACATTTGAACGGTCCTTGCCCTGTTATTCCTGATTACCTAACAAGTGGCATATTAAGGAGCTCCAATTTCCAGGTATAGAACTATAACTCAGTTTCTTACATTTAAATTAGATGTAATGAGACAACTATATGTATTGCTATCTATCGGTGAATAGATGGACTTGCTCTGCTTAAGGGAGCGAGATTTACTGAAACAATTCACCACGGAGGTTTCTAACCATCTGGCCCAAGGGAAAAGCAGAGAGAAGGCTTTGATGCTGGTAAATCTTCTTTTACTGCACTTCTTTTTG contains the following coding sequences:
- the LOC102714382 gene encoding acyl-coenzyme A oxidase 3, peroxisomal — protein: MDPSTPPSSTAARRAAAIARHLVGLSPLADAAHAALEPSACLSYGSPESSEPAPAFSPLELRLLLDGHHVRERDWAFRAMEESPLFCPRRCGGRVFVSPDYNEGKEGQREATMRRVGYLARRGVFRGWLTEPGPEAELRKLALLECLGVYDHSLAIKIGVHFFLWGSAIKFLGTKRHHDKWLSDTENYVIKGCFSMTELGHGSNVRGIETVATYDSKTREFMINTPCESAQKYWIGGAANHATHTIVFAQLHINGRNEGVHAFVAQIRDENENVMPNIQIADCGHKIGLNGVDNGRIWFNNIRVPRENLLNLVADVLPDGQYVSMIDDPDQRFAAFLSPLTLGRVNIAVNAVYVSKVGLAIAVRYALSRRAFSVTPDGPEMLLLDYPSHQRRLLPLLAKACLMSSSGNFMKRMYVKRTPELNKAIHIYSSALKATLTWQNMTTLQECREACGGQGLKTENRIGIFKAEFDVQSTFEGDNNVLMQQVSKALYAEFLAAKRKNQPFKGLGLEHLNGPCPVIPDYLTSGILRSSNFQMDLLCLRERDLLKQFTTEVSNHLAQGKSREKALMLSYQLAEDLARAFTERTILQIFLEDEKNIPTGSLKDILGLLRSLYVMVCIDESASFLRYGCLSKENVAAARKEVMTLCSELRPHALAIVSSFGIPDAFLSPLAFDWIEANARSFGNE